GGAAGTGTTTTGGGACAGCTTAGGCCCGCGTTACGCATTGGGTTCCGTTAGTCTACGTCACCAGCCCGCCCCCGTCGAATTCCGCCTTCCCGCGTCACGCTTGATAGATAAAACAACTGCCAAGATGGGACACGAAAAAGGCATCGTCGATCCTAGCTTGTGATCGTCGCTGAAATGTTCCGTTCTTTTGGCTGGCATCCTCGCTGCATCGGGCGTCGGATCACATAAAGGGGGGGCTTAATTTGTGGTCCCATCAAGAAAACCGTAATGGATACGGAGCAAGACTTGTGCGTGAAGGTCGCAAGCGAAGTGCATCGCAGGAGGTCATGCTTTTCATCGACGAGCGAGACGTTGAGTCACAATTGCTTGCGTCGACGTTTGGGGCTGCTGTATAATCAGCCGAGAAAATGATCGACGTCGATCAGCGTACTTAAAATCAATGTGCCGCAATTTGCGGTTCGTTTGAAATGGCTCAGCTTAATAACCGAGTGGTTTGCTCTGCATGAACGGCAGAGCGTTGACGAAAATGGAGACGTAAACGATGTCCGCTGACTTTTGCCTTCGGTGTGATCCGCCTGTCGAAGGGCTTGATAGTGATCCCGAGTTCCCCGACTTGTCCTGGACTTATCCTTATCTCGACAAGCTGTCTGAAAAGTTGGGGCTCGTCCAACTAGGCAAGTACGTGTTCGATGAAGAGGATGAAGCAGACGATTGGCTCGACGCCGAGGTCGCGATTCGTGACATCGATAGTTTGGTTGATCGTCTGGTAGGGATGAAAGACCGCGAATTCTGCAAAGAATACCCTGATGCCCGAGTCAAAGCCGTCCGCGACCTAGCCGGAATGAGGTGGTACCTTCAAGAGGCTTGTCGCAACAACCGAAAAATTCAGTTCATGTATTTTTCGTAATCTGCTTGCCGTGGAATCCACTTTAGAAATCATGGAATACGCCTGGTTGTTTGTCTGCCTGACGGCGACAAGTCGCCCGTAGACACTTCTTGTCTCGATGGATTATCTCGAAGTAGCGGAGCGACTTTGGTGGGGGCTTTGGCAAGAAGGTGAATGAAAACGCTTTTGATATTCCCACCAGCTCCGCACCGCGCTAAAGCGAACACGATGCGGCGTTGAGTATCGGCGACATTAGAAATGCCCCGTATCGGTGAGCTGTTGCAAAGCAACTACAGCGCTGCCAGGATTTCTTCGCTGGTGGCGCGGCCGCGGTGGGTTTCGCTGACCTTTGTGTAGCGGATTTTGCCTGATTCGTCGATCACCAACGTCGTGGGATAGGCGGTCTCGTTGGTGGCGTTCCAGCGTAATCCATAGAGATTCGTGAAGGCGTAGTCGGGATCCAACAACATCGTCAGCGGCTTGGGCAACTTCGTGCCTTGCAGGAAATCGTCCGCGTGCTGGCCGAGCTGCATTTTTGCACCAGGGTAAATCAACAGCACTCGCGCGTTTTTCGCTGCAAACTTGTCCGCGTTTTTGATGATGTTGCCCACCTGTGCCGAACACGCCGGACACTGGCGTCCGGGAAAACCGCGCAGCACCACGACGACGACCGGGCCGTTCGCGTTGACTTGGCTCAGTTGAACGTCGCCCGACAATTCGCCAGCAATCGCGTGCAACTGAAAGTCTTTGGCTTGAGTGCCGGGGGCCAGCGTCGTTTTTGCATTGGCAACGGGATCCCGTGTGGTTGACTGTGCTGCGGCGGGGACGGCAAACGTGGTGCAAATGGCCAAGGCAGCCATGGCAAGTGTGGGGACGATCTTCATCAAGCAAAACCTTTGTGAACACGTGTTGAGGATGCAGACTCCGGTGCGGAGCCAACGGTAATAAGCCAAGGGGCGAACCGCATCGATTCTTCTACCCCAATGATCACCCACGATCACGCTCCGCCACCTAGCCCAACAAACACAGATCGCAGTGATGTTCGTCGCAGCAAAAAAACAGACCGTCAAAATTTGCGGCGGTGCTATCAACCCGCTAAATTAACGAAAACTCGCTTTCCCACTCTCCTTGTCTCTCCCCTGGCCTGAACCGAAAGCTCTTTATGCCGACCACGATCAATGGTATTGGGACGCAATACTACGGAAAGAAGCATCCGCGGATCTATCATGATCGATGTGATTCGTGTGGCAGCCATTGTCAGATGACCGATTATGAAACCGGTTACTATTTTGTCGTCTTGTTCATCCCGCTGATTCCGATGGGCAAGAAGCAGATTCTTGGTGACTGTTCCAATTGTCGTCGTCACCGCGTGATGCCGCTGCATCAATGGAATCAACTTCGCGAAGAGGCGATTGATACGGGGATGGCAAAGCTTGCCGAAGCACCGGATGAACCGCAGCGGGCGATCGAGTTGCTGGGGACGTTGACGGTGTTCAATCGGCCTGAGGAGGCGATGGATTTGGCGTCGGCGACGTTGAATTCGCATCAAGACGATATCGATGTCCAATTGGGGATCGGTGGATGGTACGAGAACCAGGGACGCAAAGCAGAGGCGGAGGAATGTTTCCAACGAGCGATCGAACTGGATCCGGAGTATCCGCCCTGCGTTCGCATCGCGGCCATCAACTTACTAGAAGCGGGCCAACCCAAGGCGGCCGGTCAGCAGATGGAGTCACTGCGGCATCCTTCGCCGAATTACGAACCCGCATTGTTTTTGATGTTGGCTCAATCGTATGCCGGCACAGGCGACCACGAAGCGGCGCTGCGAGAATACGCCGACGTGTTTGCCAATGTGCCCGAGGCGGCCACCGACAAAGCGATCCGCAAGCAGGTCAAGAAATCAGAAAAGTCGCTCGGCCGGTCCGATTCGATTTTGCCCCGAAAAGGCTTGTTTGGCTAATTGTCGCTGATCGCTCCGCGATCTTGGCGTTTTGCGTCCTAACTTATCGGCCATGAACTCGTTTTGATCGCGGAGCGATCAACGACATTAAAAAACTGGGGGTACCCAAGGTTCCCTGGCTGTGAATCTTCGTAGAGAATGAGGGCGACCACTTTACGAACATGATTCATCGAAGGATTTTTTGGGATGAGTACCAGCACTGCCGCTCACGGTCTGACTTCTCGCGACGCCTACCAAGCTCTGCAATCACATCACGCGGAAATTAAGGACAAACATCTCCGTGAGTGGTTTGCCGAAGATCCTCAGCGAGCCCAGACGCTCAGCATCGAAGCACTCGGGTTGTACCTCGACTACTCGAAGAACCGAATCACGTCACAAACCGTGCAATTGTTGGTTGCGTTGGCGGAATCCGCGAACTTGAAAGATCGCATCGAAGCGATGTTCACGGGCGAAAAGATCAACACGACCGAGGATCGGGCGGTGCTGCATACCGCACTGCGTGCCCCACGTGATGCCAAGATCGAATTCGAAGGCGAAAACGTGGTGCCCGATGTGCACGCGGTACTCGACAAGATGGCGGCGTTTTGTGACCGCGTGACCAGCGGCCAGTGGAAAGGGCACACCGGCAAGAAAATTCGCAATGTCGTTAACGTCGGGATCGGTGGATCCGATCTTGGCCCTGTGATGGCGTACGAGGCGCTGCGTTATTACAGCAATCGTGAACTCAATTTCCGCTTCGTTTCCAACGTCGACGGTACCGATTTCGCCGAGGCGACTCAGGATCTCGATCCGTCCGAAACGCTGTTCATCGTGGCCTCTAAAACGTTCACGACTCAAGAAACGATGACCAATGCCCGCACCGCCCGCACTTGGTTGCTGTCGGGACTCGGCGGTGACGAGTCGGCGGTGGCGAAACATTTTGTGGCGGTTTCGACCAACGCAGACGAAGTTGCGAAATTCGGCATCGATACTGAAAACATGTTCGGATTTTGGGATTGGGTCGGCGGTCGCTATTCCATGGATTCGGCGATCGGGTTGTCCACGATGCTGGCGATTGGTCCCAATAACTTTCGTGACATGCTTGGCGGGTTCCATGAGATGGACGTGCACTTTCGCACCGCGCCACTTGCGCAGAACCTGCCCGCACTGATGGGACTGCTGAACGTTTGGTACACCAACTTTTTTGATGTGAAAACGGTTGCGGTGCTGCCCTATGATCAATACCTAAAACGCTTCCCCGCGTACTTGCAGCAATTGACGATGGAGAGCAACGGGAAATCGACCACGCTTTCGGGCGACCGCGTCGACTATGACACCTGTCCGATTTTCTGGGGGGAACCGGGGACCAATGGCCAGCACTCGTTTTACCAATTGATTCATCAAGGCACGCATTTGATCCCTTGCGACTTCATCGCGTTCTGCAAATCGCTAAATCCGCTGGGCGATCATCAAGACATCTTGATGGCCAATGTGATCGCACAAGGCGAAGCGTTGGCGATGGGCAAAACTGCGGAAGAGGTCAAGAGCGAGGGGACGGCGGATGAATTGGTGCCGCACCGCGTGTTCGAAGGCAACCGTCCGTCCAACACAATCTTTATCGAGCAG
The window above is part of the Novipirellula caenicola genome. Proteins encoded here:
- a CDS encoding redoxin family protein — its product is MKIVPTLAMAALAICTTFAVPAAAQSTTRDPVANAKTTLAPGTQAKDFQLHAIAGELSGDVQLSQVNANGPVVVVVLRGFPGRQCPACSAQVGNIIKNADKFAAKNARVLLIYPGAKMQLGQHADDFLQGTKLPKPLTMLLDPDYAFTNLYGLRWNATNETAYPTTLVIDESGKIRYTKVSETHRGRATSEEILAAL
- a CDS encoding tetratricopeptide repeat protein; this translates as MPTTINGIGTQYYGKKHPRIYHDRCDSCGSHCQMTDYETGYYFVVLFIPLIPMGKKQILGDCSNCRRHRVMPLHQWNQLREEAIDTGMAKLAEAPDEPQRAIELLGTLTVFNRPEEAMDLASATLNSHQDDIDVQLGIGGWYENQGRKAEAEECFQRAIELDPEYPPCVRIAAINLLEAGQPKAAGQQMESLRHPSPNYEPALFLMLAQSYAGTGDHEAALREYADVFANVPEAATDKAIRKQVKKSEKSLGRSDSILPRKGLFG
- the pgi gene encoding glucose-6-phosphate isomerase; the protein is MSTSTAAHGLTSRDAYQALQSHHAEIKDKHLREWFAEDPQRAQTLSIEALGLYLDYSKNRITSQTVQLLVALAESANLKDRIEAMFTGEKINTTEDRAVLHTALRAPRDAKIEFEGENVVPDVHAVLDKMAAFCDRVTSGQWKGHTGKKIRNVVNVGIGGSDLGPVMAYEALRYYSNRELNFRFVSNVDGTDFAEATQDLDPSETLFIVASKTFTTQETMTNARTARTWLLSGLGGDESAVAKHFVAVSTNADEVAKFGIDTENMFGFWDWVGGRYSMDSAIGLSTMLAIGPNNFRDMLGGFHEMDVHFRTAPLAQNLPALMGLLNVWYTNFFDVKTVAVLPYDQYLKRFPAYLQQLTMESNGKSTTLSGDRVDYDTCPIFWGEPGTNGQHSFYQLIHQGTHLIPCDFIAFCKSLNPLGDHQDILMANVIAQGEALAMGKTAEEVKSEGTADELVPHRVFEGNRPSNTIFIEQLTPNVLGKLIALYEHSTYTQGVIWDIDSFDQWGVELGKVLAKKIMPELQSADAALSHDSSTNGLIQRYRQWK